From Glycine soja cultivar W05 chromosome 4, ASM419377v2, whole genome shotgun sequence, the proteins below share one genomic window:
- the LOC114409531 gene encoding protein C2-DOMAIN ABA-RELATED 11-like isoform X2 — MGEQLGLLKVIVVQGKRLVIRDFKTSDPYVVLKLGNQTKVINSCLNPIWNEELNFTLTKPLGVSNLVLQRKTEEAAMATKRLKELLEAHKSSSETLQLP; from the exons ATGGGTGAACAATTGGGGCTGCTAAAAGTCATTGTTGTGCAAGGGAAAAGGTTGGTGATCCGGGATTTCAAGACCAGTGATCCTTATGTTGTGCTCAAGCTAGGGAATCAG ACCAAGGTAATTAATAGCTGCTTGAATCCTATTTGGAATGAGGAGCTGAATTTCACTCTGACAAAACCCTTGGGAGTTTCGAATTTG GTCCTTCAAAGAAAGACCGAAGAAGCTGCAATGGCCACCAAGAGGTTAAAGGAGTTGTTAGAAGCTCATAAATCTTCTAGCGAGACACTTCAG CTACCTTGA
- the LOC114409531 gene encoding protein C2-DOMAIN ABA-RELATED 11-like isoform X3 yields MGEQLGLLKVIVVQGKRLVIRDFKTSDPYVVLKLGNQVLQRKTEEAAMATKRLKELLEAHKSSSETLQVWFLFSTAYGHF; encoded by the exons ATGGGTGAACAATTGGGGCTGCTAAAAGTCATTGTTGTGCAAGGGAAAAGGTTGGTGATCCGGGATTTCAAGACCAGTGATCCTTATGTTGTGCTCAAGCTAGGGAATCAG GTCCTTCAAAGAAAGACCGAAGAAGCTGCAATGGCCACCAAGAGGTTAAAGGAGTTGTTAGAAGCTCATAAATCTTCTAGCGAGACACTTCAGGTTTGGTTTCTTTTTAGCACAGCTTATGGTCACTTTTAA
- the LOC114409531 gene encoding protein C2-DOMAIN ABA-RELATED 11-like isoform X1, whose translation MGEQLGLLKVIVVQGKRLVIRDFKTSDPYVVLKLGNQTKVINSCLNPIWNEELNFTLTKPLGVSNLVLQRKTEEAAMATKRLKELLEAHKSSSETLQVWFLFSTAYGHF comes from the exons ATGGGTGAACAATTGGGGCTGCTAAAAGTCATTGTTGTGCAAGGGAAAAGGTTGGTGATCCGGGATTTCAAGACCAGTGATCCTTATGTTGTGCTCAAGCTAGGGAATCAG ACCAAGGTAATTAATAGCTGCTTGAATCCTATTTGGAATGAGGAGCTGAATTTCACTCTGACAAAACCCTTGGGAGTTTCGAATTTG GTCCTTCAAAGAAAGACCGAAGAAGCTGCAATGGCCACCAAGAGGTTAAAGGAGTTGTTAGAAGCTCATAAATCTTCTAGCGAGACACTTCAGGTTTGGTTTCTTTTTAGCACAGCTTATGGTCACTTTTAA